A window of Jannaschia sp. M317 contains these coding sequences:
- a CDS encoding adenine deaminase, whose product MTPETLPSWPDAAADLIAIAAGRAPADTVVTGGKVVLVHTREVLDWQVAIARGRFAYVGPDASHCIGAETQVVDAAGRYVIPGLCDAHMHVESGMLTPAEFAAAVIPHGTTAMFTDPHEIANVLGLRGVRLMHDEARGLPCSMFVQMPSCAPSAPGLETTGHEITPEDVAEAMAWPGIVGLGEMMNFPGVAAGDPKMLAEMAATAQAGKTIGGHYASPDLGPAFHAYVAGGPADDHEGTCETDAVARVRQGMRSMMRLGSAWYDVETQITAVTEKGLDPRNFILCTDDCMAGTLVNDGHMNRVLRHAIACGCDPLVALQMCTINTATHFGLERELGSIAPGRRADLILTSSLTDLPVERVMALGQWVAQDGRLTAECPHIAWPADARSTVNMARDLTATDYEIPAPKGANTATARVIGVVENQAPTKALTRDLPVRNGLVEGDALTGGDTCQIALVERHRATGGVTNAFVAGFGYDRPMALASTVAHDSHHMIVVGTDRAQMALAANRLRAVGGGVCLFEGGEERALIELPIAGLMSDSPAAEVAAKADVLMAAMRDAGCRLNNAYMQHSLLALVVIPELRISDLGLVDVTTFALTDLIETS is encoded by the coding sequence ATGACACCCGAAACGCTCCCTTCCTGGCCCGACGCGGCCGCCGATCTGATCGCCATTGCGGCGGGCCGTGCCCCGGCCGACACCGTTGTGACAGGCGGCAAGGTTGTCCTTGTCCACACCCGCGAGGTTCTCGATTGGCAGGTCGCCATCGCCCGCGGACGCTTTGCCTATGTCGGGCCCGACGCCAGCCACTGCATCGGCGCGGAAACGCAGGTCGTGGACGCCGCCGGGCGCTATGTCATCCCCGGCCTGTGCGATGCGCATATGCACGTGGAATCGGGGATGCTGACGCCAGCCGAATTTGCCGCCGCCGTGATCCCCCATGGCACCACCGCCATGTTCACCGACCCCCATGAGATCGCCAATGTCCTGGGCCTGCGCGGTGTCCGTCTGATGCATGACGAGGCACGGGGCCTGCCGTGCAGCATGTTCGTGCAGATGCCGTCCTGCGCGCCCTCGGCACCGGGTCTGGAAACCACCGGTCATGAAATCACGCCCGAAGACGTCGCCGAAGCGATGGCCTGGCCGGGCATCGTCGGCCTGGGCGAGATGATGAACTTTCCGGGCGTGGCGGCGGGCGACCCCAAGATGCTGGCCGAAATGGCCGCGACGGCACAGGCGGGCAAGACCATCGGCGGACACTATGCGTCGCCCGATCTGGGCCCCGCGTTCCACGCCTATGTGGCAGGCGGTCCGGCGGACGACCACGAAGGCACCTGCGAGACGGATGCCGTGGCCCGCGTGCGGCAAGGCATGCGGTCGATGATGCGACTGGGCAGCGCCTGGTACGACGTAGAGACCCAGATCACCGCGGTCACCGAAAAAGGTCTCGACCCGCGCAACTTCATCCTGTGCACCGACGATTGCATGGCCGGGACGCTGGTGAACGACGGGCATATGAACCGGGTGCTGCGCCACGCCATTGCCTGCGGCTGCGATCCTCTGGTGGCACTGCAGATGTGCACGATCAACACGGCGACCCATTTCGGCCTGGAGCGGGAGCTTGGGTCCATCGCCCCCGGTCGCCGCGCCGACCTGATCCTGACCTCGTCCCTGACCGACCTGCCGGTCGAGCGGGTGATGGCCCTGGGCCAATGGGTTGCCCAGGACGGTCGCTTGACCGCAGAATGCCCCCATATCGCCTGGCCCGCCGATGCCCGGTCCACCGTCAACATGGCCCGCGATCTGACCGCCACCGATTATGAGATCCCCGCCCCCAAGGGCGCCAACACCGCCACCGCCCGCGTCATCGGCGTGGTCGAAAACCAGGCCCCGACCAAGGCGCTGACCCGCGACCTGCCGGTCCGCAACGGGCTGGTTGAAGGCGATGCCCTGACCGGCGGCGACACCTGTCAGATCGCGCTGGTGGAACGGCATCGTGCGACCGGCGGCGTGACCAACGCCTTTGTCGCGGGCTTCGGCTACGACCGGCCCATGGCCCTGGCCTCGACCGTGGCGCATGACAGCCACCACATGATCGTTGTGGGCACCGACCGCGCGCAGATGGCGCTGGCGGCCAACCGATTGCGCGCCGTGGGCGGCGGCGTCTGTCTGTTTGAAGGCGGCGAGGAACGGGCGCTGATCGAATTGCCCATCGCAGGCCTGATGTCCGACAGCCCCGCCGCCGAGGTGGCCGCAAAGGCCGACGTCCTGATGGCGGCCATGCGCGACGCGGGCTGCCGCCTCAACAACGCCTACATGCAACATTCGCTGCTGGCCCTGGTGGTGATCCCCGAATTGCGGATCTCGGACCTGGGACTGGTGGACGTGACCACATTCGCATTGACCGACCTGATCGAGACTTCATGA
- a CDS encoding AMP nucleosidase, whose protein sequence is MTDLTPICTPGFSEPRVFDNAAEAVAELQRLYAEATGYLRRCFSEALSGGMPDCRYRAYYPEVRIVTTSFARTDSRLSFGHVAEPGHYAATITRPDLFEKYLTQQIDLLITSHEVPVIVGASDTPIPVHFAVLNDAELSVPQDGVLPFLMRDVFDVPDLETTNDAIVNGTGFTYQDGARPLAPFTAQRIDYSLARLAHYTATDPSDFQNHVLFTNYQFYVEEFIAYGREMLRDPASGYVALVGPNGQRVTAADPDAPMVDPPKMPQMPSYHLTREDEAGITLVNIGVGPSNAKTATDHIAVLRPHVWLMVGHCAGLRNSQSLGDFVLAHAYLREDHVLDDDLPIWVPIPALAEVQVALEDAVAEVTQLEGYELKRLMRTGTVATIDNRNWELREQAGPVQRLSQSRAVALDMESATIAANGFRFRVPYGTLLCVSDKPLHGELKLPGMASAFYKTQVSRHLQIGIKAMEALREMPLARLHSRKLRSFEETAFL, encoded by the coding sequence ATGACCGACCTGACCCCCATTTGCACCCCCGGCTTCAGCGAGCCGCGTGTCTTCGACAACGCCGCCGAGGCGGTGGCCGAACTTCAACGTCTCTATGCCGAGGCCACAGGCTATCTGCGCCGCTGCTTCTCGGAGGCCTTGTCCGGCGGGATGCCCGACTGCCGTTACCGCGCCTATTACCCCGAGGTGCGGATTGTCACGACCAGCTTTGCGCGCACGGACAGCCGCCTCAGCTTTGGCCACGTGGCCGAACCGGGCCACTACGCGGCCACCATCACCCGCCCCGATCTGTTCGAGAAATACCTGACCCAGCAGATCGATCTGTTGATCACCTCGCACGAGGTCCCGGTGATCGTCGGGGCCTCGGACACGCCGATCCCGGTACATTTCGCCGTGCTCAACGATGCCGAATTGTCGGTGCCGCAGGACGGCGTGCTGCCGTTCCTGATGCGCGACGTCTTCGACGTGCCGGACCTGGAGACGACGAACGACGCCATCGTCAACGGCACCGGCTTCACCTACCAGGACGGGGCCCGCCCGCTCGCCCCGTTTACGGCGCAGCGGATCGACTATTCGCTGGCGCGGCTGGCGCATTACACCGCGACCGATCCCAGCGATTTCCAGAACCACGTTCTGTTCACCAACTACCAGTTCTACGTCGAGGAGTTCATCGCCTACGGACGCGAGATGCTGCGCGATCCGGCGTCTGGCTATGTCGCGCTGGTCGGGCCCAACGGTCAGCGTGTCACCGCCGCCGACCCCGATGCCCCCATGGTCGACCCGCCCAAGATGCCGCAGATGCCGTCCTACCACCTGACGCGCGAGGACGAGGCCGGGATCACCCTGGTCAACATCGGCGTCGGCCCATCCAACGCCAAGACGGCCACCGACCACATCGCCGTTCTGCGGCCCCACGTCTGGCTGATGGTCGGCCACTGCGCCGGTCTGCGCAATTCGCAAAGCCTGGGCGATTTCGTCCTGGCCCATGCCTACCTGCGCGAGGATCACGTCCTCGACGACGATCTGCCGATCTGGGTGCCGATCCCGGCCCTGGCCGAGGTTCAGGTCGCGCTGGAAGACGCCGTGGCCGAGGTCACGCAGCTGGAAGGCTACGAGTTGAAGCGCCTGATGCGCACCGGCACCGTCGCCACCATCGACAACCGCAACTGGGAGCTGCGCGAACAGGCGGGCCCGGTGCAACGCCTGTCGCAATCCCGCGCCGTGGCGCTGGACATGGAATCGGCCACAATCGCGGCCAACGGGTTTCGCTTCCGGGTGCCCTACGGCACGCTGCTCTGCGTCAGCGACAAGCCGCTCCACGGCGAGCTGAAGCTTCCGGGCATGGCCTCGGCTTTCTACAAGACCCAGGTCAGCCGGCACCTGCAAATCGGAATCAAGGCGATGGAGGCGCTTCGCGAAATGCCTCTGGCGCGACTGCATTCGCGGAAGTTGCGCAGTTTCGAGGAAACGGCCTTCCTCTGA